The Methanobacterium alcaliphilum region ATACACGGAACAATCAACTACCTACGACGCAAAATGCAAAACTGGACACAAAAACACGGGAAAAATATCAACCCCCAATAACTTTACAACCCCTATTTTTCAAAAAATAAAAATAGAATGATGAGTGGATTTTGTTTAAGGGAAAATTTATAAAAAAAAATTGGAATTAATCTAAAATTTCTCTCATATATTCTACGAGATCGCGGCGAGCTTCAGGATCTTCAAAAGCAAATTCAATGGATGTTTTTAACCATTCTACTTTATTCCCAATATCAAAAGTTTTCCCATCAAAAACACAGCCATATATATTGTCCAGAAGCCGCATGGCATCAGTTAGTTGGATTTCTCCTCCAAATCCAGGAGGTATGCTTTCAATATGATCAAAAATTTCACTTTCCAGAACATATCTACCCATGATAGCCATATTAGATGGTGCAACTTCAGAGGATGGTTTTTCAACCATGTCTTCAATTAAATAGGTGGATGGACTGACTTCTTTACCTTTGATTATACCATATCGCTCAATCTTTTCATCAGGAACCGTTTCCACTGCTAGGGCAGATGCCCCATACTTTTCATGCACTTCCATCAATGTTTTAGTGCAGGGAATCTTTGATCTGGTGATGGTGTCCCCTAAAAGTACGGCAAATGGTTCACCGTCAATATGTTTCCTTGAGCAATATATGGCATCTCCCAGTCCTTTTTGTTTCTTTTGGCGTACAAAATAAATATCTGCTAGTTCTGAGATTGATTCTATCTGTTCTAAAAAATCAGTTTTCCCATTCTCTCTTAAATGATATTCCAATTCAAATGAACGATCAAAATGATCTTCAATAGAACGTTTTCCTTTACCGGTTATGATTAATATATCATCAATCCCTGAAGCTACTGCTTCTTCCACCACATATTGTATGGTTGGTTTGTCAAAGACAGGTAGCATTTCTTTTGGTTGTGCTTTGGTTGCAGGTAGGAATCGAGTCCCTAAACCCGCGGCTGGTATCACTGCTTTCATTTCGTCACCTTAACTAAGATTACATGAAAAATGTATTGTTTTCAACTTTTTTAATTTTTCCAGGACTCTTGTCACCATGAGGGTAATATATATAACTGGAAAGTATTTTAATTCTACTATTCTCCTGAGATAATGTGAAGTTTCCTTCCCAATCAGTTAGAAGACCAATGATATAAAAAGTTCCTGAAAATTTTTGCCCATCATTGGTAAAATTACCTCCACCGGTCCAGGCGGCACATTCCATAGTGTAAGTTCCATTAAGTTTAGTACCGAACATTGCTGTTTTTAGATCTTTAGAAAGTAGTGCAGAAATTGTGGTTGGAGTAATCTGGATGGTATATAACTTTCCCTTACCAGATAGTCCATTTTCATCAAGGTCAATTTTCGTTCCATTGATTTCATGCAAATCAAATTGTTCCGGCACCATTATCTTAAAATTGAAGTCTCTTCCCTGACCATTTATATTATAATAACCAGAAATAGAGCCTGCATCAGAAGAAGTTGGAGGGATCCAAACATGACCTGTGTAATTGTAGGGGATTTGGTCAAATAGATATCCTTCGATGCTGCTGGTTGAATATTCAAAAACAGCTAGACCACAGATACTTAATATTACTATAACTAGAGCTAAGTATTTTTTTTGCATTTAAATCACTAATCAGTTAAAAAAAGTTAAAAAAAAGAAGAAAAATTTTAGAATATATGAGCTATTACCGTACAGAGTGTCGGTGGTTGTGTGAATACTATACTCACCGTACCATCTTCGTTTACTGTTAGAATTTCCTCTTCAAATACTGGTTCAGTACTATCCAAGTTTAAGTCAGCAATTTCTTCAACGGTACCCCATTTGATGGTGTCGTCAGTTATTCCACTAGGTAATTGATATACAGGTAGGTCTGCAAAGAAGACATTGTACTTTTGATCGCTGGTTTGTGGATTAAGAGTGTTTGACCAACCCTGGAAGTCAAGATTTAAGTCCTGATTAGATCCCGGTACTGTTTCATTAACTAATCCTTTCCAGGATAATATTCGAATAGAAGTACCTGCAGGTAATCTGTCAGTTCCATATCCTAGTAACTCACTTAAGTCAATAACAACTTGACCATTTACTGGTTTTAAAAACACTTGGGCATGTAAGTCTTTTTGTGTGCCATCTTTCATGGTAACGTTTACCATTGTTAAATCAAGAGCTGCCCAGGTAGGACCTGTATTGTATAACGCAAACTTAGTACTGGTTTCAGAAGCAGCTACACTAGGACTTGTATTAGAAGTTAATACATAAGCTCCAACACCAACAATCAGGATGACTGCGATAATAATTCCGATTAATACATTTCGTTGCATATTATCACCCTAGACGATTGTTAGAACCTTATAAGTAACTACAGCACCAAATACTAATAAAAGAGGTACTATTGCTACATTCGACCCACTGACAAATTTATTTATTTTTAAATTCTTTTCTGTTTCCGAGCTCAATATTTCTTTTAGGGCTAAAAAGCCAATTAACGCCACTACCGCAATAATACTGTAGGCCATAACTTCCGTTGTAGTAACAGTAGTAGTCGTTGTAGTTACCGTCGAAATCATATTTCCCCTCCAATTGATGTAAATGATATTAAATGAATATTAACAGTATTCAACTGACATATAATATAGAGCCGGTACTATATAAAGTTATTCAACTTAAAAATGAATTATATTACCGGTTTTTAAAATACATAATTGATTTAAACACCATCAATATAAACAAATATGTTACTTTTTATATATATTAATATTACATTATAAATTTTACTATTCCTATTTAAAGAGTTTTGATTTCCAAATTAGTCAACAAGAGAGCAGTTAAAATAAAATTTTCACTATAAAAATGAATTTATTACTTCTAAAAATTCAACCTGTAATATATCATATATTTTTAATGTTTTTTGATGGCTTTTTTGTCCAGAAACTAATTCTACTTCTTTTCCCGTGAGTTTAGAGATTTCTTTTATGATTTCTTTGTTGGCCTTTCCTTTTTGGGGTAAGGCAGTGATTCGAATTTCTATCCTCTCCCTCCAGGAGTTATATCCTGAGATGGCAAATTTTGAAGCATTGGGAGTTACATCAATATTTACAAGTATCCCATCCTTAGTTTCAGTGACAGCTTTCATTTAATCAACCATTATTTTAAATTATACTCATGGGGATAACTATTATCAAAATGACATATATACTTTCAAAAAGAAAAAATGAAATCAATGGTTAAGCAAGTTAAAATTGAATAAATGGTACATGTATTAACCTAAAAAGTGAAAGATTAATTGCAGCAGTTAACTTGCAGTCGTTTTATGCTCTCAATTGTTGAGTATACAAATGTGACCGTTCCTTTCTTTTTTTCAATATCCCTAATAATTTTTACTAAATCATTTTCATTGCCGGGTTCATTCAGATATGTTTCAAAACCATTTTCAGATAATTGATCCTCATACCCACCAGATGTCATTTCTTTAAACCATAAATCTACCTTAACTTCTTCTTGGGATAAGTCTTTAGGCCAAGATTCGTCAATTAATATTCTAAATCCATCTTCTTCTTTAGGGAGTTCGTATATTTCTTTCATTCTTAACAAGATAACCACCGGTAAACTAAATTAATTTCATGATAAACAATTTAACATTATTAATCATGATATATAAAATTAACTAAAATATAGTTTTATTAAATCTAGAAAATTTAGGATTGGCCCAACAATAATCCAGATAATAGCATTGTAATTAAATACAATGCAATAACAGCAAGTTATAATAAAAATGAATATAATTTCATAGACTCCTAAAATGATGCACAAAAATAATTTAGAATACTCAATTCCTATTAAAAATCATACCAAGGGCAAAGTATAAATATAGTGAATAAGAAATGATGGTATACTTCCACTCAAAACTTTTTTTTCAAAGGCGGGGGTGGTCGAGCGGTCAAAGGCGCTAGGTTGAGGGCCTAGTGGGTGAGTCCCTTCGCGGGTTCAAGTCCCGTCCCCCGCACCATTATTATAATAAATTATAAATTTATTTTAAAAACAAAAGATTATTCTACAATTATATCGACATTTAACTTCTCCCCCTTACTTAAATCTTCAATTAATAGGGGGTTTAAATCACAGGCGGCCTTATCTGATTTTATCATTAATGTTCTGCTGCAGACATAATCACTTTTTCTGCAAACAATATCCGTTGGATGATCCAGGCTTAAAGAAACATTTCCAGTGCCTTTAATCTCATCATAAGCATTCTTAGTGGTTAAAACAACCCGGATGGACGAATTATTTTTTGCAATAGCTTTTTTAAATTCTTCTGGAAAATTAAGCATGGATTTTTCTGATGAAACACCAATTATGCAATCAGCAGCTTCACCAATTTCTGGATCCATGGTCACTTCAAAGGTTGTTTTATGGGCAGATGTTACATTAGGGTGCCCTTGAGCATGAAAAGAATAACGCATAATATCACATTTATTTTAATTAAAATTTAAAAATATAATGTTTATCGTTTCGTTTCTGCAGGGTTAAAAAGAACATTTTAATAATTGCCTAAATATCCTGCAAAGAGTACCACAACTTCTAAAGAAGAATGCAGGACTTTATGTTCCCTATAGAACTCTCCCCAAGCCCTATAATAATAGGAACACTATTGATTACTTATTTCCCATAGTAAACATCTTGCAATTGCCAGTTAATCACCCCCACGGTAATAAACGGCCCTGCAGAAACTATACTTATATAATATTCTTAATCATATAAATTTTGCGAACTCTATTTCAAATATTAAGTTAATATAATAATCCACACGACAATTAATAATATTAAAAAAGATCTATTGTTTAAATTAAATTGTACAAAAAGGATCAAATAAAATGAAAGGAACTTACTGTTTAATTATAGAACTAAATAATCGAACCAATCTTAAAGTAGGCTGTATAGGTAAATTAGATTTAAAAAAAGGGTTTTACATATATGTTGGGTCTGCTTTAAATTCCCTGGAAAGTCGGGTGAAAAGACATCTTTCCTCTAAAAAAAAAGTGCACTGGCATATTGATTATTTTCTAACCCATAATGATACCCAGATAAGAGAAGTACTCTTTTCAATTGGAGATGAAAAAATAGAATGTAACCTGGCATCAAATATTTTAGAAAAAGGTAAGGGGATTGTAAATTTTGGTTGTTCTGATTGTAAATGCAGTTCACATCTAATTTATTTTAAAGAATATTCTGAGGCATTAAAATACACTAAACAGGCATTTAACAAATTAAATATTGAATCAAATAATTTAGAGTTTTTATTGAGTCTGGAAAGAACTTGAAGGTAGGGAATATTAATTTATCTTGAATTTTTGTACAGTTTATATCCTGCAGCAATAATTACCAGCCCCAAAATTATTTTTAAATAGGCATGCCAAATTGGTTCACCGGCCCATTCACTCGGAGTGAGTGCCCAAATACCCATAATCAGAAATATAATTCCTAAAATGAAATGAGCTGCTGATAATAAATTATAATTAATCATAATATCACCTATGCATTTTTACTGGAAATATAGAGTTTTGTAAAATATATCCCCACACCAATTATAGAGATACCCACCAGAATCTTAATAATTGCATGCCAGGCAGGTTCATACCCCATATTTAGAAGGCCAAATAAACCCATAATACCCATAACTGTTATTATGATTCCTAATATCCCATGAACTGCTGATAAAAATACTAATCGATCCATATTTCTACCCCCTGCTATTTTTGTGAAAGTGTGAAATGGAATGATTAATTAAAGATCATATGCAACATCTAAAAAAATCTCAGTGAAACTGTCGGAAAAACTCTTCAAAT contains the following coding sequences:
- the galU gene encoding UTP--glucose-1-phosphate uridylyltransferase GalU, which encodes MKAVIPAAGLGTRFLPATKAQPKEMLPVFDKPTIQYVVEEAVASGIDDILIITGKGKRSIEDHFDRSFELEYHLRENGKTDFLEQIESISELADIYFVRQKKQKGLGDAIYCSRKHIDGEPFAVLLGDTITRSKIPCTKTLMEVHEKYGASALAVETVPDEKIERYGIIKGKEVSPSTYLIEDMVEKPSSEVAPSNMAIMGRYVLESEIFDHIESIPPGFGGEIQLTDAMRLLDNIYGCVFDGKTFDIGNKVEWLKTSIEFAFEDPEARRDLVEYMREILD
- a CDS encoding DUF167 family protein yields the protein MKAVTETKDGILVNIDVTPNASKFAISGYNSWRERIEIRITALPQKGKANKEIIKEISKLTGKEVELVSGQKSHQKTLKIYDILQVEFLEVINSFL
- a CDS encoding DUF488 family protein, yielding MKEIYELPKEEDGFRILIDESWPKDLSQEEVKVDLWFKEMTSGGYEDQLSENGFETYLNEPGNENDLVKIIRDIEKKKGTVTFVYSTIESIKRLQVNCCN
- a CDS encoding DUF371 domain-containing protein yields the protein MRYSFHAQGHPNVTSAHKTTFEVTMDPEIGEAADCIIGVSSEKSMLNFPEEFKKAIAKNNSSIRVVLTTKNAYDEIKGTGNVSLSLDHPTDIVCRKSDYVCSRTLMIKSDKAACDLNPLLIEDLSKGEKLNVDIIVE
- a CDS encoding GIY-YIG nuclease family protein produces the protein MKGTYCLIIELNNRTNLKVGCIGKLDLKKGFYIYVGSALNSLESRVKRHLSSKKKVHWHIDYFLTHNDTQIREVLFSIGDEKIECNLASNILEKGKGIVNFGCSDCKCSSHLIYFKEYSEALKYTKQAFNKLNIESNNLEFLLSLERT